A stretch of Sphingomonas sp. JUb134 DNA encodes these proteins:
- the ctrA gene encoding response regulator transcription factor CtrA, whose protein sequence is MRVLLIEDEPTTAKAIELMLEAEGFNVYTTDLGEEGLDLAKLYDYDIILLDLNLPDMHGYEVLKKVRVARVQTPVLILSGISEMDTKVRSFGFGADDYVTKPFHREELIARIHAVVRRSKGHSQSVIKTGKLAVNLDAKTVEVDGNRVHLTGKEYAMLELLSLRKGTTLTKEMFLNHLYGGMDEPELKIIDVFICKLRKKLSTACDGENYIETVWGRGYVLRDPNEQPTAQVA, encoded by the coding sequence ATGCGCGTTTTGTTGATCGAGGACGAACCCACCACCGCCAAGGCGATCGAGCTGATGCTCGAGGCCGAGGGGTTCAACGTCTACACCACCGATCTCGGCGAGGAGGGGCTCGATCTCGCCAAGCTCTATGACTACGACATCATCCTTCTCGACCTGAACCTGCCCGACATGCACGGGTACGAGGTTCTGAAGAAGGTCCGTGTTGCCCGGGTGCAGACGCCGGTCCTGATCCTGTCGGGCATCAGCGAGATGGACACCAAGGTCCGCTCGTTCGGCTTCGGCGCGGACGATTACGTGACCAAGCCCTTCCACCGGGAAGAGCTGATCGCCCGCATCCACGCCGTGGTGCGCCGCTCCAAGGGCCATTCCCAGTCGGTCATCAAGACCGGCAAGCTGGCGGTGAACCTGGATGCCAAGACGGTGGAGGTCGACGGCAACCGCGTCCACCTGACCGGCAAGGAATATGCGATGCTGGAGCTGCTCTCGCTCCGCAAGGGCACGACGCTGACCAAGGAGATGTTCCTGAACCATCTCTATGGCGGCATGGACGAGCCCGAGCTCAAGATCATCGACGTGTTCATCTGCAAGCTTCGCAAGAAGCTCAGCACCGCCTGCGACGGCGAGAACTACATCGAGACGGTGTGGGGCCGCGGCTATGTGCTGCGCGATCCCAACGAGCAGCCGACGGCACAGGTCGCCTGA
- a CDS encoding ABCB family ABC transporter ATP-binding protein/permease, whose translation MPPDTSAPAASQRPMIATLRRFLPYLWPKGQAGLKLRVVGALLLVVLSKLVQVYGAPFALQNAIDTMSAGSRDALWLVVALIVGYAAARFGATLFDNLRNMVFERVGQDAARRLSGTVFRHLHGLSLRFHLERRTGAVTKVVERGTKSIDTMLYFLLFNIAPTVLELALVLGIFGVRFGGWLVVGTVVMVAAYILFTRWVTDWRNALRERMNDLDTGAVAHAVDSLLNFETVKYFGAEDREAERYERAVADYAAAAVRSENSLALLNIGQALITGVMLAGGMALVVFGWASGRFSPGDVVLVSTLLTQLFRPLDLLGMVYRTIRQGVTDMGSMFDLIDTPTEVRDAPHAPALAVSQGHVRFEDVRFGYDPERPILKGIDIDVPAGTTLAVVGPSGAGKSTLARLLFRFYDPTGGRITIDGQDIARVRQDSLRAAIGIVPQDTVLFNDTVGYNIAYGRAGATADEIAAAARGAAIAPFIQGLPDGYDTRVGERGLKLSGGEKQRVAIARTLLKNPPVLILDEATSALDSRTEAEILSTLEAIEQGRTTIVIAHRLSTVVHADRIVVLEAGQVVESGTHGELLRKNGVYAEMWARQAAEREEALAAA comes from the coding sequence ATGCCTCCTGATACTTCTGCTCCCGCCGCATCCCAGCGGCCGATGATCGCGACCCTCCGGCGCTTCCTCCCCTACCTCTGGCCAAAGGGTCAGGCGGGGCTGAAGCTGCGCGTCGTGGGCGCGCTGCTGCTCGTGGTCCTGTCGAAGCTGGTGCAGGTCTATGGCGCACCCTTTGCGCTGCAGAACGCGATCGACACGATGAGCGCCGGCAGCCGCGACGCGCTGTGGCTCGTGGTCGCGCTGATCGTCGGCTATGCGGCCGCGCGCTTCGGGGCGACGCTGTTCGACAACCTGCGCAACATGGTGTTCGAGCGCGTGGGCCAGGATGCCGCGCGCCGGCTGTCGGGTACGGTGTTCCGCCACCTCCACGGCCTGTCGCTGCGCTTCCACCTCGAACGCCGCACCGGCGCCGTCACCAAGGTGGTGGAGCGCGGCACCAAGAGTATCGACACGATGCTCTACTTCCTGCTGTTCAACATCGCGCCGACGGTGCTGGAACTGGCGCTGGTGCTCGGCATCTTCGGCGTCCGCTTCGGCGGGTGGCTGGTGGTGGGCACGGTGGTGATGGTCGCCGCCTATATCCTCTTCACCCGCTGGGTCACCGACTGGCGCAACGCCCTGCGCGAGCGGATGAACGACCTCGACACGGGCGCGGTCGCGCACGCCGTCGACTCGCTCCTGAACTTCGAGACGGTGAAGTATTTCGGCGCCGAGGACCGCGAGGCCGAGCGCTACGAGCGTGCGGTCGCCGACTATGCGGCCGCGGCGGTGCGCAGCGAGAACAGCCTCGCCCTCCTCAACATCGGCCAGGCGCTGATCACCGGCGTGATGCTGGCCGGCGGCATGGCGCTGGTGGTGTTCGGCTGGGCGAGCGGGCGCTTTTCCCCCGGCGACGTGGTGCTGGTCTCCACCCTCCTCACCCAGCTGTTCCGCCCGCTCGACCTGCTCGGCATGGTCTATCGCACGATCCGCCAGGGGGTGACCGACATGGGTTCGATGTTCGACCTGATCGACACGCCGACCGAGGTGCGCGATGCCCCTCACGCCCCTGCGCTCGCCGTGTCGCAGGGCCATGTCCGCTTCGAGGACGTGCGCTTCGGCTATGATCCGGAGCGGCCGATCCTGAAGGGGATCGACATCGACGTGCCGGCCGGCACCACGCTGGCGGTGGTGGGTCCGTCGGGTGCGGGCAAGTCCACGCTCGCACGGCTGCTGTTCCGCTTCTACGACCCGACTGGCGGCCGCATCACCATCGACGGGCAGGACATCGCCCGCGTGCGGCAGGATTCGCTGCGCGCCGCGATCGGCATCGTTCCCCAGGACACGGTGCTGTTCAACGACACGGTGGGCTACAACATCGCCTATGGCCGCGCCGGGGCAACGGCGGACGAGATCGCCGCCGCCGCGCGCGGTGCGGCGATCGCGCCGTTCATCCAGGGCCTGCCGGACGGCTACGACACCCGCGTCGGCGAACGCGGGCTGAAGCTTTCGGGCGGCGAGAAGCAGCGTGTCGCGATCGCCCGCACCCTGCTCAAGAACCCGCCCGTGCTGATCCTGGACGAGGCGACCAGCGCGCTCGACAGCCGGACGGAGGCGGAAATCCTCTCCACGCTGGAGGCGATCGAGCAGGGCCGCACCACCATCGTCATCGCCCATCGCCTGTCGACCGTGGTTCACGCCGACCGCATCGTCGTGCTGGAGGCGGGCCAGGTGGTGGAAAGCGGCACCCATGGCGAACTGCTGCGCAAGAACGGCGTCTATGCGGAAATGTGGGCACGCCAGGCAGCCGAGCGCGAGGAGGCGCTCGCCGCCGCCTGA
- a CDS encoding peptidylprolyl isomerase, whose amino-acid sequence MRLFAVVFALFASLFALPAAAQLIDVPGRAAPPATTDKENLWLLDLSSGGRVTIWLRPDVAPKAVERVKTLTRQKFYDGLPFHRVIEGFMAQGGDPKGDGTGGSELPDLEKEFNYLPHVRGAVAAARAQDENSANSQFYIMLAPRLALDKKYTVFGRVLDGMQYVDAIQRGEPPANPTRVVHAYIAADNPPPYQPAPAAAATVPAEDQNLTLPSGPAKR is encoded by the coding sequence ATGCGCCTGTTTGCCGTTGTTTTCGCGTTGTTCGCGTCCTTGTTCGCGCTGCCCGCCGCAGCCCAGCTGATCGATGTTCCCGGCCGCGCGGCACCGCCCGCGACGACGGACAAGGAGAACCTGTGGCTGCTCGACCTGTCGAGCGGTGGCCGCGTCACCATCTGGCTGCGCCCGGATGTCGCTCCCAAGGCGGTCGAGCGGGTCAAGACGCTCACCCGCCAGAAGTTCTACGACGGCCTGCCCTTCCACCGCGTGATCGAGGGCTTCATGGCCCAGGGCGGCGATCCCAAGGGCGACGGCACCGGCGGATCGGAGCTTCCGGACCTGGAGAAGGAGTTCAACTACCTGCCCCACGTCCGCGGCGCCGTCGCCGCCGCGCGTGCGCAGGATGAGAACAGCGCCAACAGCCAGTTCTACATCATGCTCGCGCCGCGCCTGGCGCTGGACAAGAAGTACACGGTGTTCGGCCGCGTGCTCGACGGCATGCAGTATGTCGACGCGATCCAGCGCGGCGAGCCGCCGGCGAACCCGACCCGCGTCGTCCACGCCTATATCGCCGCCGACAATCCCCCGCCGTACCAGCCGGCACCGGCCGCTGCCGCCACCGTTCCGGCCGAGGACCAGAACCTGACGCTGCCGTCCGGCCCGGCCAAGCGCTGA
- the queA gene encoding tRNA preQ1(34) S-adenosylmethionine ribosyltransferase-isomerase QueA, with product MNVDDFDFELPAGRIALRPAAPRDAARMLVLDDAGTRDAVVTDLPDALRPGDLLVFNDTRVIPAQLKGRRGEARIGATLHKREGPRAWRAFVRNARRLRNGDVIDFGVGVFATAGERGDDGSVLLEFAGDEPVELLLERAGRMPLPPYIASKRETDARDAEDYQTLFAREAGAVAAPTAALHFTPGLMAALEARGIGHATLTLHVGAGTFLPVKAADTDEHRMHAEWGRLDAATADRLNQVRRDGGRVIAVGTTSLRLIESASGEDGIIRPFEGDTAIFITPGYRFRGIDGLMTNFHLPRSTLFMLVSALMGLDRMKDAYAHAIQNGYRFYSYGDASLLLP from the coding sequence ATGAATGTAGACGATTTCGACTTCGAACTGCCCGCGGGGCGCATCGCGCTTCGCCCGGCGGCGCCGCGCGATGCCGCACGCATGCTGGTGCTCGACGACGCCGGCACGCGCGACGCGGTGGTAACCGACCTTCCCGACGCGCTCCGCCCGGGCGACCTGCTGGTCTTCAACGACACCCGCGTCATCCCCGCCCAGCTGAAGGGCCGCCGCGGCGAAGCACGCATCGGCGCCACCCTGCACAAGCGCGAGGGACCGCGCGCCTGGCGCGCCTTCGTGCGCAACGCGCGACGCCTGCGCAACGGGGACGTGATCGATTTCGGCGTCGGCGTGTTCGCAACCGCCGGCGAGCGCGGCGACGACGGCAGCGTGCTGCTGGAGTTCGCAGGCGACGAGCCGGTCGAACTGCTGCTGGAACGCGCCGGCCGCATGCCGCTTCCGCCCTACATCGCCTCGAAGCGCGAGACCGACGCGCGCGATGCCGAGGATTACCAGACGCTGTTCGCGCGGGAGGCCGGCGCCGTCGCCGCCCCCACCGCGGCGCTGCACTTCACGCCCGGCCTGATGGCAGCGCTGGAGGCGCGCGGGATCGGCCATGCGACGCTCACCCTCCACGTCGGCGCCGGCACCTTCCTGCCGGTGAAGGCCGCCGACACCGACGAGCACCGCATGCATGCCGAATGGGGCCGACTCGACGCTGCAACCGCCGATCGGCTCAACCAGGTGCGCCGCGACGGCGGCCGCGTGATCGCGGTCGGCACCACCAGCCTGCGCCTGATCGAAAGCGCCAGCGGCGAGGATGGCATCATCCGCCCGTTCGAGGGCGACACGGCGATCTTCATCACGCCGGGCTATCGCTTCCGCGGCATCGACGGGCTGATGACCAACTTCCACCTGCCCCGATCGACGCTGTTCATGCTGGTATCGGCACTGATGGGGCTCGACCGTATGAAGGACGCTTACGCCCATGCCATTCAAAATGGCTACCGTTTCTACTCCTACGGGGATGCCTCGCTGCTCCTTCCGTAG
- a CDS encoding site-specific DNA-methyltransferase — MATGITAKEQHSKDALTAHVPHRDRHPLPSGMSEPFLSYDNRLSEARVLESFPVSFSKFDGGKWSDAALASNATVLCDNLAGLSALARSGEKVRLIYLDPPYNTGLGFHSRNLQHAYKDDRSTAGYVEFMRRRLILMRECLADDGSIYVHIGHQMLGHLKVLMDEVFGAKNFRNIIARRKCSSKNFTSNSYSNIHDYLLFYTKSKSYVWNQPGQKPSEEWLNKEYPKVDANGRYKLVPVHAPGTRNGETGMLWRGKSPPPGKHWQYAPSKLDALDAQGHIHWSKTGNPRRKVYLTDDKLVPFTDQWDCFRDAHHQSVGITGYPTEKNIDMLRMIVGASSNPGDLVVDPFCGSGTTLAAADDQGRRFIGFDESFVAVQATLNRLRFGVKPMGDYVEREPAEQRQGMLATLSDVSREEVASSPNREFSFLVDSELFGDFREEIERIAEV, encoded by the coding sequence ATGGCGACAGGGATTACCGCTAAAGAGCAACACAGCAAGGACGCCCTCACCGCGCACGTTCCCCACCGTGATCGCCATCCACTGCCAAGCGGCATGTCGGAGCCGTTCCTGTCCTATGACAACCGGTTGAGTGAAGCCCGAGTGCTTGAGAGCTTTCCAGTCTCGTTCTCGAAGTTTGACGGGGGCAAGTGGTCGGACGCCGCGCTGGCGTCCAATGCAACCGTGCTCTGCGATAACCTGGCTGGTCTGAGTGCCCTCGCTCGTTCCGGTGAGAAGGTACGTCTCATCTACCTTGACCCGCCCTATAACACGGGCCTCGGTTTTCACTCTCGCAATCTCCAGCACGCCTACAAGGACGACCGCTCAACGGCAGGTTACGTCGAGTTCATGCGTCGGCGGCTGATCCTCATGCGTGAGTGCCTAGCAGACGACGGATCGATCTACGTTCACATCGGCCATCAAATGCTAGGCCACCTTAAAGTACTGATGGACGAGGTGTTTGGAGCTAAGAACTTCCGTAACATCATTGCACGTCGAAAGTGTTCTTCAAAGAATTTCACCTCGAATAGTTATTCTAATATCCATGATTATCTCCTCTTTTACACTAAGAGCAAATCCTATGTCTGGAACCAGCCCGGTCAGAAGCCGAGCGAGGAGTGGTTGAACAAGGAATACCCCAAGGTCGATGCCAACGGTCGTTACAAGCTGGTGCCTGTCCACGCGCCGGGTACCCGCAACGGTGAGACTGGCATGCTTTGGCGAGGCAAGAGCCCGCCGCCGGGAAAGCATTGGCAATACGCGCCCTCCAAGCTGGACGCACTTGACGCGCAAGGGCACATTCACTGGAGCAAAACCGGAAACCCTCGTCGCAAGGTCTATCTTACCGACGACAAGCTCGTGCCATTCACCGACCAGTGGGATTGCTTCCGCGATGCTCATCACCAAAGCGTTGGTATCACCGGCTATCCCACGGAGAAGAACATCGACATGCTCCGCATGATCGTCGGCGCGAGCAGCAATCCTGGCGATTTGGTAGTGGACCCGTTTTGCGGGTCGGGCACCACTTTGGCGGCGGCGGACGATCAGGGTCGCCGATTCATCGGTTTCGATGAGAGCTTCGTAGCTGTTCAGGCTACACTCAACCGGCTCCGCTTTGGCGTCAAGCCAATGGGCGATTACGTTGAGCGCGAGCCTGCTGAGCAGCGACAGGGAATGCTAGCTACGCTATCCGACGTTTCCCGCGAGGAGGTCGCGAGTTCGCCTAACCGCGAGTTCAGCTTTCTCGTGGACAGCGAGCTATTTGGCGACTTTCGCGAGGAGATCGAGCGCATCGCGGAAGTCTGA
- a CDS encoding plasmid pRiA4b ORF-3 family protein codes for MSAETVARLHLVLDNIEPAIWRRVDVPVTASLKMLHDVVQAAMGWENCHLWHFEAGDHRYGVPDPMWSESGMAAAKNVKLAALLDRGMKELVYTYDMGDDWRHTITVETVGPGEPDVKYPRFVAGERRCPPEDVGGLPGYEMFLDAMGDPTHEEHDRLRNWYGGPYNPDDIDERFTRRAVAAIAIRRHAGKLAYQKSRPQ; via the coding sequence ATGAGCGCCGAAACCGTTGCCCGCCTGCACCTCGTCCTGGACAACATCGAACCCGCCATCTGGCGCCGGGTCGACGTGCCGGTCACCGCCAGCCTCAAGATGCTCCACGATGTCGTCCAGGCTGCGATGGGCTGGGAGAACTGTCATCTCTGGCACTTCGAGGCCGGCGACCACCGCTACGGCGTGCCGGACCCGATGTGGTCGGAAAGCGGCATGGCGGCCGCCAAGAACGTGAAGCTCGCCGCCCTCCTCGACCGGGGCATGAAAGAACTCGTCTACACCTACGACATGGGCGACGACTGGCGGCACACCATCACCGTGGAAACGGTCGGCCCCGGCGAGCCTGACGTCAAATACCCGCGCTTCGTCGCCGGCGAACGGCGCTGTCCACCCGAGGATGTCGGTGGCTTGCCCGGATACGAGATGTTCCTCGACGCCATGGGCGACCCCACTCACGAGGAACACGACCGACTGCGCAACTGGTATGGCGGCCCTTACAACCCTGACGACATCGACGAACGCTTCACCCGGCGCGCCGTCGCCGCCATCGCCATCCGCCGCCATGCTGGCAAGCTCGCCTACCAGAAGAGCCGGCCGCAATAA
- the tnpC gene encoding IS66 family transposase: protein MCYAILVSEAPVSSADVIARIAALEASLARANAALVARDLLIDTLRGQIAWLRRMQFGASSEKLGREVEQLELALEELETERDVSAVETAAPEVAPRPAPVRSLPDHLPREEVVHEPASGACTCPDCGGMLRRLGVDTHEMLDVMPVHWRVVRNVRPKYSCRACEKIVQAPAPVSAVARGKATFATLAHVVVSKFDHHLPLYRQAEMMAAQGLDIDRSTLAGWTGQAAVLLDPVVSRIRDAVLTADKIHADDTPVPVLDPGRGKTATGRLWVYAADDRASGSTAPPATWYRFTPDRTAAHPQTHLAGFRGFLQADAYAGYDGLYRSGVTEVACWAHYRRKVFDLHERIPTPLTTDILQRFGALYAVEAEVRDQPPDVRHRVRQDRTKPLVGALREVLDAALRRLSPKSDMAKAIAYGTKRWPALCRFLDDGRLEIDNNIAERALRGVAVGRRNWLFAGSRAGGERAAAIYTVIQTCKANSVDPQAYIADVIARVADDWPASRWDELMPWNWAREPARLAA from the coding sequence ATCTGCTATGCAATCCTGGTGTCGGAAGCGCCCGTTTCCTCAGCTGATGTCATCGCGCGGATCGCCGCGCTGGAGGCTTCGCTCGCCCGGGCCAATGCCGCGCTCGTCGCCCGCGACCTGCTCATCGACACCCTGCGCGGGCAGATTGCCTGGCTGCGGCGGATGCAGTTCGGCGCCTCATCCGAGAAGCTGGGCCGCGAGGTCGAGCAGCTCGAACTGGCACTGGAAGAGCTGGAAACCGAGCGCGATGTTTCCGCAGTCGAGACTGCGGCACCCGAAGTAGCGCCGCGACCGGCACCGGTCCGCAGCCTGCCGGACCACTTGCCGCGCGAGGAAGTAGTCCATGAGCCGGCATCTGGTGCCTGCACCTGCCCGGACTGTGGCGGCATGTTGCGTCGCTTGGGCGTGGATACGCACGAGATGCTCGACGTCATGCCGGTCCACTGGCGGGTCGTGCGCAACGTTCGCCCCAAATATAGCTGCCGGGCTTGCGAGAAAATCGTGCAGGCACCCGCGCCGGTCAGCGCCGTGGCGCGGGGCAAGGCGACCTTCGCCACGCTGGCGCATGTCGTCGTTTCCAAGTTCGACCACCATCTGCCGCTCTATCGTCAGGCCGAGATGATGGCGGCGCAGGGCCTCGACATCGACCGCTCCACCCTTGCCGGCTGGACCGGGCAGGCCGCAGTCCTGCTCGACCCGGTCGTCAGCCGTATCCGTGATGCTGTCTTGACCGCAGACAAGATCCATGCGGACGACACGCCGGTGCCGGTGCTCGACCCGGGCCGAGGCAAGACCGCGACCGGGCGGCTGTGGGTATACGCGGCCGATGACCGCGCGTCCGGCAGCACGGCGCCGCCCGCGACCTGGTATCGCTTCACACCCGACCGGACCGCCGCGCACCCGCAGACGCATCTCGCCGGCTTCCGCGGCTTCCTCCAGGCCGATGCCTATGCCGGTTATGACGGGCTGTACCGCAGCGGTGTCACCGAGGTAGCGTGCTGGGCGCATTACCGGCGCAAGGTGTTCGACCTGCACGAGCGCATCCCCACGCCGCTGACCACCGACATCCTCCAGCGCTTCGGCGCGCTCTATGCCGTCGAAGCCGAGGTGCGCGACCAGCCACCGGATGTCCGGCACCGAGTGCGACAGGACCGAACCAAGCCGTTGGTCGGCGCCTTGCGCGAGGTGCTCGACGCTGCCCTTCGTCGCCTGTCGCCCAAGTCCGATATGGCCAAGGCCATCGCCTATGGCACCAAACGCTGGCCGGCACTGTGCCGCTTCCTCGACGACGGCCGCCTGGAGATCGACAACAACATCGCCGAGCGTGCCCTGCGCGGCGTCGCCGTTGGTCGCCGCAACTGGCTGTTCGCCGGCTCCAGGGCGGGCGGCGAGCGTGCCGCCGCGATCTACACCGTCATCCAGACCTGCAAGGCCAACAGCGTTGACCCGCAGGCGTACATCGCCGACGTCATCGCCAGGGTCGCCGACGACTGGCCCGCCAGCCGCTGGGACGAGCTCATGCCGTGGAACTGGGCTCGCGAACCTGCCAGGCTGGCGGCATGA
- the tnpB gene encoding IS66 family insertion sequence element accessory protein TnpB (TnpB, as the term is used for proteins encoded by IS66 family insertion elements, is considered an accessory protein, since TnpC, encoded by a neighboring gene, is a DDE family transposase.), which yields MSPTPLPTRVFLACGVTDMRKGFDGLAVLVQQVLREDPHSGALFAFRGKRGHLVKLLWFDGQGLCLFSKRLDRGRFVWPVTATGAVTLTPAQLSMLLEGIDWRRPERTFVPTLAG from the coding sequence GTGAGTCCGACGCCGTTGCCGACGCGAGTGTTCCTGGCCTGCGGCGTGACCGACATGCGCAAGGGCTTCGATGGGCTGGCGGTGCTGGTCCAGCAGGTGCTGCGCGAGGATCCGCATTCCGGCGCGCTGTTCGCGTTCCGGGGCAAACGCGGTCATCTGGTCAAGCTGCTGTGGTTCGATGGCCAGGGGCTGTGCCTGTTCTCGAAGCGGCTGGACCGGGGCCGCTTCGTCTGGCCGGTGACCGCGACCGGCGCGGTGACGCTGACGCCGGCGCAGCTGTCGATGCTGCTGGAGGGCATCGACTGGCGCCGGCCCGAGCGCACGTTCGTGCCGACACTGGCGGGCTGA
- the tnpA gene encoding IS66-like element accessory protein TnpA: MREVFGSVEVVGRVSGRRSWSDEEKLEILAEAFRPGVRVRDVLERREISSGLVYTWRKQARLGKLGGIAPALPTFAEVCVAEVPAPQPATSTPGLICIELAGGVRVSVDGSVDAGALARVLSVLR, translated from the coding sequence GTGCGGGAAGTTTTCGGGTCCGTGGAGGTGGTCGGCCGGGTGTCGGGCCGGCGGAGTTGGTCGGACGAGGAGAAGCTGGAGATCCTGGCCGAGGCGTTCCGGCCTGGCGTCCGGGTTCGCGATGTTCTTGAGCGGCGCGAGATATCGAGCGGGCTGGTGTATACGTGGCGCAAGCAGGCGCGGCTGGGCAAGCTGGGCGGCATAGCGCCCGCGCTGCCAACATTCGCCGAGGTGTGTGTGGCTGAGGTTCCTGCACCACAGCCGGCGACATCCACGCCCGGCCTCATCTGCATCGAATTGGCGGGTGGCGTGCGGGTGAGCGTGGACGGCTCGGTGGACGCCGGCGCGCTGGCGCGGGTGCTGTCGGTGCTGAGGTGA
- the istA gene encoding IS21 family transposase, whose translation MFVVESYAAVRRFVFVEGHSRREAAEVFGLNRDTVRKMCLYSAPPGYRRTKPPTKPKLGTLLPVIDAILAADREAPGKQQHTAKRIFERLRDEHGYTGGYTMVKDHVRLCRARGRETFVPLAHPPGHAQVDFGEAVAVVGGERMKIHYFCMSLPQSDACFFKAYPRETTEAFLDGHVSAFAFFGGVPLSILYDNTTIAVAKICGDGTRERTRAFTELVSHYLFQDRFARPARGNDKGKVEGLVKFARNNFMVPVPVAANFDVLNARFEESCRTRQGEHAGQHAQTIAERLAADVSALRTLPSVPLEPCEKRAARVSSTAMVRYRTNDYSVPTAYGYRDVMVKGFVDEVVIICAGEEIARHARCYDEGVFVSNPLHYLALIETKPGALDQAAALQDWNLPDIFQHLRHLLEARMGNKGKREFIQVLRLLEAMPLPIVTDAVTEAVQLGAPGFDAVKLIALARIERRPPRLDLAAYPHVPKMDVKTTCAADYAVLAA comes from the coding sequence ATGTTTGTCGTGGAGAGCTACGCAGCGGTCAGACGGTTTGTATTTGTCGAGGGGCATAGTCGCCGGGAAGCGGCGGAGGTGTTCGGGCTGAACCGGGATACGGTACGCAAGATGTGCCTGTATTCGGCGCCTCCTGGATACCGCCGGACGAAACCTCCGACCAAGCCGAAGCTCGGGACGCTGCTACCGGTTATCGACGCAATCCTGGCAGCCGACCGCGAGGCGCCGGGCAAGCAGCAGCACACGGCCAAGCGGATCTTTGAGCGGCTGCGCGACGAGCATGGCTATACGGGCGGCTACACGATGGTGAAGGACCATGTGCGGCTGTGCAGGGCCCGCGGGCGCGAGACCTTCGTGCCGCTGGCGCACCCGCCGGGGCATGCACAGGTCGACTTTGGCGAGGCGGTCGCGGTCGTCGGCGGGGAGCGGATGAAGATCCACTATTTCTGCATGTCGCTGCCGCAGTCGGATGCCTGCTTCTTCAAGGCGTATCCGCGCGAGACGACCGAGGCGTTTCTTGACGGGCACGTGTCGGCATTCGCGTTCTTCGGGGGCGTGCCGCTGTCCATCCTCTACGACAACACAACCATCGCCGTGGCAAAGATCTGCGGCGATGGAACGCGCGAGCGCACACGCGCCTTCACCGAGTTGGTCAGCCACTACCTGTTTCAGGACCGTTTTGCGCGTCCAGCGCGAGGCAACGACAAAGGCAAGGTCGAGGGGCTGGTGAAGTTTGCGCGCAACAACTTCATGGTGCCCGTGCCGGTCGCTGCCAATTTCGATGTCCTGAACGCCAGGTTCGAGGAGTCCTGCCGTACGCGCCAGGGCGAGCATGCCGGTCAGCACGCGCAGACCATTGCCGAGCGGCTGGCGGCAGACGTATCGGCATTGCGCACGCTGCCGTCCGTACCACTGGAGCCATGCGAGAAACGCGCGGCGCGCGTGTCGTCGACCGCGATGGTGCGCTACCGGACCAACGACTATTCGGTGCCGACCGCGTACGGCTACCGCGACGTGATGGTGAAGGGGTTCGTCGACGAGGTCGTCATCATATGCGCGGGCGAAGAGATTGCCCGGCACGCGCGTTGCTACGACGAAGGCGTATTCGTCTCCAACCCACTGCACTATCTCGCGCTCATCGAGACCAAGCCCGGTGCGCTCGACCAGGCGGCAGCCCTTCAGGACTGGAACCTGCCGGACATCTTCCAGCATCTGCGCCACCTGCTCGAGGCCCGGATGGGCAACAAGGGTAAACGCGAGTTCATCCAGGTGCTGCGGCTGCTCGAGGCGATGCCGCTTCCCATCGTCACGGATGCCGTGACCGAGGCAGTCCAGTTGGGCGCACCTGGTTTTGACGCGGTAAAACTCATCGCGCTGGCGCGTATCGAGCGCCGTCCGCCGCGCCTGGATTTAGCGGCGTATCCGCACGTGCCCAAGATGGACGTCAAAACGACGTGCGCGGCCGACTATGCGGTGCTGGCAGCATGA